TGCATCAAGCATCGTAAAAATGGAGATACCTCAGGTGTCTCCATTTTTTATTTCCCTATCTTTCTCGCTATTAAAAATTTGCTGTATGAGTGATGTGAAATTTCAACCTTTCATACCCGACGAAGCAAGGATTCCGGAGTTTACGGTCAAAAGTATTCTCATGGGTGCTTTGTTCGGCATTATTTTCGGTGCCTCCACAGTGTACCTGGCGCTAAAAGCTGGCCTCACTGTGAGTGCTTCCATTCCCATTGCCGTTATCGCCATTACCTTGGGAAGGCGATTGCTCAAAACCACCATTCTCGAAAACAACATTATCCAAACCACTGGTAGTGCCGGCGAAAGCATTGCGGCTGGTGTGGTGTTTACCCTGCCGGGTTTTTTGTTTTTGAGTGATCCGGAGAGCAAAGAATTTTTCCGCTACATCACCATTCTTACCCTTGCCATTTTTGGTGGCATGCTGGGTACACTGATGATGATTCCACTGCGCCGTTCTTTGATTGTAAAAGAACACGGTACGTTGCCCTATCCTGAAGGCACGGCTTGCGCCAGTGTGCTCAAGGCCGGTGAAAAAGGTGGCGACATTGCGAAGACCGCATTTGTGGGCCTTGGTTTCGCTTTTGCGTATGCGTTTTTGCAAAAGCTGTTTCATGTAATTGCAGAAACACCGCAGGCCATGACAGCTCAAATCAACAAATATTTTCCCAGTGCCAAAGTGAGTGGCGAAATCACGCCGGAGTACATGGGCGTGGGTTACATCATCGGGCCAAAAATCAGTGGTGTGTTGGTGGCAGGTGGGGTGATAGCATGGATGGCTTTGATACCCTTGCTGGCTACGCTGGTGCCGGCTGATGTGATAGCAGCGCAACTGGTAAAGCTGGGCTACCTCGGTGGTTTGGATAAGGCCGGCGGTGCCGGTGGCTGGGACCCTGTGACACATACTTTCTCGGATTATTCAGCAGCTATTTACCGGGCTTACGTACGTCAGATTGGTGCAGGCGCCGTGGCTGCGGGTGGTTTCATTACATTGATTAAAACCATTCCTACTATCATCTCTTCTTTCAAAGGCAGCCTTGGATCCATGAAAGAAAAAGGCGATGCAGCTGTTGCTGTAAAACGTACCGAACAAGACCTGAGTATGAAAGTGGTGTTGATTGGTAGTTTGGCACTGGTACTCATTTTGGCAGCACTGCCTTTTGTACCCGGCGACAACTTTTTCAGCCGCTTGCTGCTGGGTGTATTGGTGATTATTTTTGGTGCTTTTTTCGTTACCGTTTCTTCCCGTATTGTGGGTCTGATTGGCTCGAGCAACAACCCCATCAGTGGCATGACGATTGCGACGATTATGGGTACTTGTTTGATTTTTATTACTGTCGGTTGGACAGGTAAAGTGTACGAACCGATGGCACTTGTTGTGGGCGGTTTGATTTGTATTGCTGCTGCCAATGCTGGTGCTACTTCGCAAGATTTGAAAACGGGCTACATTGTAGGGGCAACGCCCAAATATCAGCAGCTGGCTTTGTTTGTAGGCGCCATCGTTTCTTCCATTGCCATTGGTGCTACCATCAAAATTTTGGATACACCTACAGCCGAAATGTTGTCGCAGGGCATTACACATGCCATTGGTACCGATAAGTTTCCTGCACCACAAGGCACACTCATGGCCACGTTGATTAAAGGCATTTTGTCGTTCAACCTCGACTGGCAGTTTGTGTTGGTAGGTGTCGCTATTGCCATCACTATGGAATTGTGCGGCATCAAGAGTCTGAGTTTTGCCGTAGGCGTGTACCTGCCTTTGAGTACCACTTTGCCCATTTTTGCAGGCGGTGCCATTCGCGGTATTGTAGACTGGCGCAAAAAGAAAAATGGCGTGGTTGAAACTGCCGAAGAAGAAGATTTGGGTAAAGGCAATTTGTTTGCCACAGGACTGGTAGCAGGTGGTGCATTGGCAGGTGTGATCATTGCCTTTATGAGTGCACCCGATAGCATGAAAAATTTCATTAGCAGTGTCAATCTTGAACATGGCATCACCAGCATCCTTGGCGAACATGGCTACTTCTTGCTGGGGGTGTTGTGCTTTGTGGGGATGGGCTTTATGCTCTACCGCATTGGCATGAGCAAATCAGAATCATTGAAGGAATGATGGTAGATAAATGAGTGAATAAGTCAATAGTAAATGGGTGGATGTGTCGCTGTATGCATTCACCCATTTTTCATAGTTGCTGACTCCTGTGGGGATGCACTAGTGAAGCGACTTTTGTCGCTATTTGTAATTGAGTAAAATGGCAGTTGAAATCTGTCAACCTCCAAATCCTCAACAGTAGACGAGGACTATAAACATTGCATTATTCTTTCCAATGGATATAACTCAGTGCCAATGCAGGCAAGCCGAGCAGTACAATTGGCCATGCTTGCCACTGTGCAGTAAAAGCATACAACGCTTGCTGCGCAAACCAATAGCAGCGAAGGGTACAATGCAAACAAGATGGAAAGTAGAATGCTGTCGTAGTGCACGTTG
The Phnomibacter ginsenosidimutans genome window above contains:
- a CDS encoding OPT family oligopeptide transporter — encoded protein: MSDVKFQPFIPDEARIPEFTVKSILMGALFGIIFGASTVYLALKAGLTVSASIPIAVIAITLGRRLLKTTILENNIIQTTGSAGESIAAGVVFTLPGFLFLSDPESKEFFRYITILTLAIFGGMLGTLMMIPLRRSLIVKEHGTLPYPEGTACASVLKAGEKGGDIAKTAFVGLGFAFAYAFLQKLFHVIAETPQAMTAQINKYFPSAKVSGEITPEYMGVGYIIGPKISGVLVAGGVIAWMALIPLLATLVPADVIAAQLVKLGYLGGLDKAGGAGGWDPVTHTFSDYSAAIYRAYVRQIGAGAVAAGGFITLIKTIPTIISSFKGSLGSMKEKGDAAVAVKRTEQDLSMKVVLIGSLALVLILAALPFVPGDNFFSRLLLGVLVIIFGAFFVTVSSRIVGLIGSSNNPISGMTIATIMGTCLIFITVGWTGKVYEPMALVVGGLICIAAANAGATSQDLKTGYIVGATPKYQQLALFVGAIVSSIAIGATIKILDTPTAEMLSQGITHAIGTDKFPAPQGTLMATLIKGILSFNLDWQFVLVGVAIAITMELCGIKSLSFAVGVYLPLSTTLPIFAGGAIRGIVDWRKKKNGVVETAEEEDLGKGNLFATGLVAGGALAGVIIAFMSAPDSMKNFISSVNLEHGITSILGEHGYFLLGVLCFVGMGFMLYRIGMSKSESLKE